Part of the Companilactobacillus zhachilii genome is shown below.
AAGAATTTAATAGTTTGAATTGCTCATTTATACAATAATTCAGTGTAAATATTATCAAAATTGAAATAGTTAGAGCCGTTAAAGATTCTAAAAGTAAATAGCCTTTACGTCGTGTATTTCTTTTCAATTATTTCTCCCCACCCAAGTTGAACCTTATAAGTATATTTTCTACGCGTTAGAGTAGAAACGAAGGTTATCGTAACAGCTGGTGCTGATCCAGTCCCATAAATAGTATATTTATGAGAATAGTTTTCAGTAATAGTTAATGTTTCAGGTAACTTTCTATACACAGACTTAGTTTTATTTCCCACGTCTGTATCAAATTCGACTAAATTCTTTTCAAAAATCATTGTCGTAGACTTATGATTTAGATAACTATAATTAAATTTACTTTTAAAGGTGTTCTTAAACCAATCTATAGCTTGTCGTTCTTCCACCTCAGCTCTATAATTTTTTAAACTATAAATAGATATCGATAGTATGGAACAAAAGATGACCAAACTAATCACTGTCTCCAATAAGGTAAATCCATCTCTATTCATTTCTAATTATTTTCTTTCAATTTAGCAAAAATATCATCGTCTGTCTTTATTCCCAAGCTTTCTTCTGCTTTTTTTTGTTGAGATTCGGAAATATATTTTTCTGTAACTAATTCATTAATAGTAACTTTTCCAGATTCATTGCTTTTATTTTCCATATATAGTTCTGCCTGTGTTTTTAACGTTGTTCTAAAGGCATCATTTGACCTTTCATTTGCATGATTCTTTTGTTCAACCAAATTAGGAATCATAATCAAAAGCAACAACGAAATAATAAACAACACAATAACCATTTCAATTAAAGTAAAACCTTTACGAATTTTTTTCATTAGGACATCCCTTTCATCATTCCGTAGATTGGTAGTAAAACCATCAAATAAGTCACAACTACTACGACTGCAATAATTCCAAATAATATCGGTTGGACTAGATTCAATAGTTTTTTCAAGTTGCGTTGTGTTTCATCAAATTTCAATTCAGACATTAATAACAAATCCGCTGCCAATTGCGGTCCACTTTCCCCTGCCTGTAGTAAAACTTTCAACTGCTTGGGTAATAATGGCTCTTTATCAATCAAATCTAATAAACTTTTTCCCGCTGTTAAATTCCGAACAAATTTATTAGCTAAATAAACTTGGATCGATCCTTTTTGAAAGCGGTTGTTCGATTCACAAATATCGAATAAATTCATCCCACTCCCAAGTTGCATTCCTAGTCCTTGTAAAATCAAAAATTGAAAAAAGCTCAGATAAATCTTTCCAATTGTTGGTAATTTCACAAGTGTTAAAGCTCTTTGATATTCAGCTTTCTTACGTAAATTACAACTAAAAATCAATCCCCAAACTATGATAATCACAAGCAATATCAACAATATTTGTAAAAACAGATCAATGTTCTTTCCACCGTTTGCAATTTCTAGCTGAGGAATAATATAAATTTTCATCCCTACTAACATCGTTAATAGAAACGCTAGTATAAAACATGGATAAGCTAATAATTCTTGTAATTTGGCTTTTTGTTTGGCCTGACTTTGCAATAATTGTCCTGTTTGCTCCAAAGCTTGTGCAATATTTCCATGTTCCTGAGCGATGACCAATTGATTGAAAATTACGGCTGGTAGCTGTAAATGATGCAACGATTGTGAAATCATTGCGCCACTTTGCAGGTCTCGATTGATATTTTCAAAAATTTTGTTACCTTCATCAAGTAAGCGTAAACAATTTATTGATTGACTTAGTGAAAATCCATTCTTCAATAACTTACTAATAACCAATAAATATTCAGCCTGCTGGCTTGTTTTAATCTTTTTATCCGAAAATAAACTCTTGATAGATATCTTCATTTATTTGACCCATTTGATATGACTTTTCTAATAAATTTTTCCAATTATTGTCCGTAACATTATTAGAAATAAAAGACTTAATCTCTTCATTTTCCATAACATCTAAAAACAACTTTAAATCGTATTCCGTCGGTACCAGTCGTTGATATGAAATATAATTGATTGCATTAACAATCTCGATATCATTGACACCAAACTGACGTAATCGCTGAATAACCGAATACTTAGATTTGCCATGTATCGTCGTCATAACTGTATATCCACAGATTGCTGCTTGAATGGCTTGTTGAGCGGTCTGGCTATCACGAATTTCTCCAATGATCAATACTTCAGGACGATGTCGTAAGCTCGTCTTAATCAACTCTTCGTATGTCATCCCCGCTTCATTGTTGACTTGTAACTGTAAAAAATTGTCCTCAACAATTTCAATCGGATCTTCAATACACATTACTTTCTTATCCCAACTTAATCGTCGACCTAACGCATACATCAAGGAAGTTTTCCCAGACCCCATTGGACCGGCAAAAATCATCATTCCTTTACGTTGTGAGATCGGTAGTAATTTTTCGATTACCGTCTCATCTATATTTGCCGTTAATTCAGGCGGATAAATCAATCGAACGACCATTGATTCCCGATTCTTGAAATCACCAACTGAAGAAATACGGATAAAAATATTGCGATTTTGATAAACAAAATTAAATGCTCCTTTTTGTGACCTTCTACGCTCTGAAACATCTAACCCCGAATTAAATTTCAAGTAATTCATAATTGCCAAAGTTTCCTCAATTGTTAAATCCGCTACCGTATAACTTTGTAAAGAATTACGAGCTTCCAAATGATAAAAGTTATCACGTGGAAAAAAATAAATGTCAGAAATTTTATTCGTACATGCTTCAGTTAACAAATTATTAACCATTGTTTCCGCAGTCATATCTCGACCTCCCTTCTTGAAAAATTACGAAAAAAAAGACTACCAACTAAAAAAGTTGATAGTCTTTTTGAAATCAATTATTCTTCATCGTCATCTGCAGCAGCAGTATAAACTTCAGAAACATCCTCATCATCTTCCAATTGGTCGATCATGTGTTGGAATTGTTCCTTCTTTTCTTCTGGTACTGGAGTTGTGTTTTGAGGGATCATTGTCAATTCTGAATCGGCAAGTTCATAGCCCTTTTCGATCAATCCATCACGTACTGCAGCAAATTCTTTTGCTTCAGTGTAGATTTCATAAGCGTCGTCAGATGTTTGAAGATCATCAGCGCCAAGATCCATGATATCCATTAAAACAGTATCTTCATCTTGAGAGTTCTTTGAACGGTCAAGCACGATATAACCTTTACGGTCAAACATGTAAGCAACTGAGCCACTTGAACCCATGCTTCCTCCGTTACGGGTAAATGCAACACGTACGGCAGAAGCAGTTCTGTTTTTGTTATCTGTCAAAGCTTCTACTAGAACTGCAACTCCACCTGGAGCGTAGCCTTCGTATGTAACTTCATCATAATGTTCATCACTACCGCCATCAGCCTTGTCTAAGGCACGTTTAATGTTGTCCTTTGGCATATTGGCTGCACGAGCTTTATCTACTATTAAACGAAGGGCAGCATTATCGTTAGGATCGGAGCCACCCGCCTTAGCTGCCATAAATAATTCACGAGACAGCTTTTGGAAGATTTTACCACGTTTGGCATCTTGGGCACTTTTTCTACCTTGGATGTTATGCCATTTTGAATGTCCTGACATTTCTGTTTCCTTCTTTCATGATTAATTGTAAACCGCATATTATTTTATCAAAGTAATAGTGTTATTTCAATATTTGCAGCATAAATAACCATGAAATATTAAGCGTTTTTACTCTAATGGTGAAGTTTTTTGATATCGATTACACCAAGCGTCAAAATACCGATCAAAACACCCAAAACTTGCATCCATACACCACTATCATTTCCTGTTTGTGGGAACGTAGCAACACTCGCTTTTTGATAAGTTGGTTGGTAACCAGTTTCTATCAAAATACCAGGTTTTTTACCATTAGTTTCCGGTACATAATAAACTCTACCAGCAGTTATCGGTTGTTTCTCTTGATTATTGCTTGATTGTGTTATTGGTACATTGGGAATCGCCGGATCGGTTGGTTTCGTTGGGTCCGTTGGATCTGTTGGGTCCGTTGGATCTGTTGGATCGGTTGGATCGGTTGGGTCCGTTGGATCTGTTGGGTCCGTTGGATCTGTTGGGTCCGTTGGGTCCGTTGGGTCCGTTGGATCTGTTGGGTCCGTTGGATCTGTTGGGTCCGTTGGATCTGTTGGGTCCGTTGGATCTGTTGGGTCCGTTGGATCTGTTGGGTCCGTTGGATCTGTTGGGTCCGTTGGATCTGTTGGGTCTGTTGGGTCCGTTGGATCTGTTGGGTCTGTTGGGTCCGTTGGATCTGTTGGGTCTGTTGGGTCCGTTGGATCTGTTGGGTCTGTTGGGTCCGTTGGATCTGTTGGATCTGTTGGATCTGTTGGATCTGTTGGGTCCGTTGGATCTGTTGGGTCCGTTGGATCTGTTTTACTTTGTACAATTAGATGAACTGTCGTACTTTGTCCATCACTAGCTTTTAAAACCACTTCGTATGTTCCAGCAGTATTTAAATCTGCTGTTCCTAAATCAACGGTAACTTCCAATGGATTTCCATCAACATCAGTCGCCGATGCATGAAAATCTGCTGCTGTTGGAGTAGCATCACCAATATTCATCGTAAAATCACTGCCAACAAGACTTTGTTTAGAAGTGGTAATAGTAAAGGTTCCTGGAACTACCTTTACAGTGTAATTGGGATTATCGCTTACTCCATTAACATTAATTTGATAATTCCCAACTTTTTCTCCAGAATCACGACTGACGGTATAGGTTGGATTATAACCATCATTAATATCGGGCTTTTCAACATTTGCTGTTAATTCAGGATCATCTGTTCCTGCAAACTTAGAAGCATTATTAACAGTAATTATTATTTGAGCTGGTGAAATAACGAAATCAGTTGTATCTCCTCCAGCCATCGTCCAATCATATAAATTATTCTGACCATTAGTCTGCAAATAATTTGCAAGATTATTTTTACCTTGTTGTGACAACCCAACTTGATAAGTACCCGCATTCACAGCCGAATCAGTTGATTCAAGTTCTAAATCCCCATTTTGTGGTGTGTAAATTGTTCCATTAGATAAATTAATTTGAAAGTTACCGCTATTAAACTGATT
Proteins encoded:
- the comGC gene encoding competence type IV pilus major pilin ComGC translates to MKKIRKGFTLIEMVIVLFIISLLLLIMIPNLVEQKNHANERSNDAFRTTLKTQAELYMENKSNESGKVTINELVTEKYISESQQKKAEESLGIKTDDDIFAKLKENN
- a CDS encoding type II secretion system F family protein produces the protein MKISIKSLFSDKKIKTSQQAEYLLVISKLLKNGFSLSQSINCLRLLDEGNKIFENINRDLQSGAMISQSLHHLQLPAVIFNQLVIAQEHGNIAQALEQTGQLLQSQAKQKAKLQELLAYPCFILAFLLTMLVGMKIYIIPQLEIANGGKNIDLFLQILLILLVIIIVWGLIFSCNLRKKAEYQRALTLVKLPTIGKIYLSFFQFLILQGLGMQLGSGMNLFDICESNNRFQKGSIQVYLANKFVRNLTAGKSLLDLIDKEPLLPKQLKVLLQAGESGPQLAADLLLMSELKFDETQRNLKKLLNLVQPILFGIIAVVVVVTYLMVLLPIYGMMKGMS
- the comGA gene encoding competence type IV pilus ATPase ComGA, with translation MTAETMVNNLLTEACTNKISDIYFFPRDNFYHLEARNSLQSYTVADLTIEETLAIMNYLKFNSGLDVSERRRSQKGAFNFVYQNRNIFIRISSVGDFKNRESMVVRLIYPPELTANIDETVIEKLLPISQRKGMMIFAGPMGSGKTSLMYALGRRLSWDKKVMCIEDPIEIVEDNFLQLQVNNEAGMTYEELIKTSLRHRPEVLIIGEIRDSQTAQQAIQAAICGYTVMTTIHGKSKYSVIQRLRQFGVNDIEIVNAINYISYQRLVPTEYDLKLFLDVMENEEIKSFISNNVTDNNWKNLLEKSYQMGQINEDIYQEFIFG
- a CDS encoding YebC/PmpR family DNA-binding transcriptional regulator — encoded protein: MSGHSKWHNIQGRKSAQDAKRGKIFQKLSRELFMAAKAGGSDPNDNAALRLIVDKARAANMPKDNIKRALDKADGGSDEHYDEVTYEGYAPGGVAVLVEALTDNKNRTASAVRVAFTRNGGSMGSSGSVAYMFDRKGYIVLDRSKNSQDEDTVLMDIMDLGADDLQTSDDAYEIYTEAKEFAAVRDGLIEKGYELADSELTMIPQNTTPVPEEKKEQFQHMIDQLEDDEDVSEVYTAAADDDEE